One genomic window of Streptomyces sp. NBC_01276 includes the following:
- a CDS encoding ABC transporter permease: protein MSAVQETAPGYEPGRTLPLRVEALRQWRRRRTLVMGGVLAALPFVMIIAFAVGGGPNDGPGGGNGRISLIDTATASGANFAATCLFVSAGFLLVVPVALFCGDTVASEAGWSSLRYLLASPVPRARLLWSKLVVALAFSLAAIVLLPVVALAAGTAAYGWGPLKLPTGGALAAADTLPRLALAVAFVFVSQLVTAGLAFWLSTRTDAPLGAVGGAVGLTIVGNVLDAVTALGSWREFLPAHWQFAWADALQPQLEWGGMIKGTVVSVSYAVVLFALAFRGFSRKDIVS, encoded by the coding sequence ATGAGTGCCGTCCAGGAGACCGCGCCCGGCTACGAGCCGGGGCGGACACTGCCGTTGCGCGTGGAGGCGCTGCGGCAGTGGCGCAGGCGGCGGACGCTGGTGATGGGCGGGGTGCTGGCCGCGCTGCCCTTCGTCATGATCATCGCGTTCGCGGTGGGCGGCGGGCCGAACGACGGTCCAGGTGGCGGGAACGGCCGGATCAGCCTGATCGACACCGCGACGGCGTCGGGCGCGAACTTCGCGGCGACCTGCCTGTTCGTGTCGGCCGGCTTCCTGCTGGTGGTGCCGGTGGCGCTGTTCTGCGGGGACACGGTGGCCTCGGAGGCCGGCTGGTCCTCGCTGCGCTACCTGCTGGCCTCGCCGGTACCGCGGGCTCGGCTGCTGTGGAGCAAGCTGGTGGTGGCGCTGGCGTTCAGCCTCGCCGCGATCGTGCTGCTGCCGGTGGTGGCGCTGGCCGCGGGGACGGCGGCGTACGGGTGGGGGCCGCTGAAGCTGCCGACGGGCGGGGCACTGGCCGCCGCGGACACCCTGCCGCGCCTCGCGCTGGCCGTCGCCTTCGTCTTCGTGTCGCAGCTGGTGACGGCGGGGCTGGCGTTCTGGCTGTCGACCCGGACGGACGCGCCGCTGGGCGCGGTCGGCGGGGCCGTGGGGCTGACGATCGTCGGGAACGTGCTCGACGCGGTGACGGCCCTGGGGTCGTGGCGCGAGTTCCTGCCCGCGCACTGGCAGTTCGCGTGGGCCGACGCCCTGCAGCCGCAGCTGGAATGGGGCGGGATGATCAAGGGGACCGTGGTGTCGGTGTCGTACGCGGTGGTGCTGTTCGCCCTCGCGTTCCGCGGGTTCTCGCGCAAGGACATCGTGTCGTGA
- a CDS encoding polysaccharide deacetylase family protein — MDRARRDSAATDSAAKDRAAKDRAATHTAEADRAAPDRAEAERAGTAGAGVYRAEAARAKATDMGRRTALAALGAAGMAAATAATGFAPASAASAAAPAPDAAPRARRRTGPRPPAAWFGAELRRIPTTRKVVALTFNAAWDEAGIDVVLAELRRRRLPATFFPTGAFARAHPAAVRAMAAAHGLGNHSYSHPYFDDLDTSERQEEVRRADAAIREASGAEPLPFFRFPYSESTDESVADVNDLGFAVIEFTTDTNGYLGPEGGMTVDRVVRRAVDALAPGAVLQMHVGSSNGDGVVLDARALPRIIDAAQEAGYGITDLRGFLTDAGGAPD, encoded by the coding sequence GTGGACAGGGCCAGGCGGGACTCGGCTGCGACGGACTCGGCTGCGAAGGACCGCGCTGCGAAGGACCGCGCTGCGACGCACACCGCCGAGGCGGACCGCGCTGCGCCGGACCGCGCCGAGGCGGAACGGGCCGGGACGGCCGGGGCCGGCGTGTACAGGGCCGAGGCCGCCAGGGCCAAGGCGACGGACATGGGACGGCGGACGGCCCTGGCGGCCCTCGGCGCGGCGGGGATGGCGGCGGCGACGGCGGCCACGGGCTTCGCCCCCGCCTCCGCCGCGAGCGCGGCGGCTCCCGCGCCGGACGCGGCACCCCGGGCCCGCCGTCGGACGGGGCCGCGCCCGCCAGCGGCGTGGTTCGGAGCCGAACTCCGCCGGATCCCCACCACCCGCAAGGTCGTGGCGCTCACCTTCAACGCCGCCTGGGACGAGGCCGGCATCGACGTCGTCCTGGCCGAGCTGCGTCGGCGTAGGCTGCCCGCCACCTTCTTCCCCACCGGCGCGTTCGCGCGGGCCCACCCCGCCGCCGTGCGGGCCATGGCCGCCGCGCACGGCCTCGGCAACCACTCGTACAGCCACCCGTACTTCGACGACCTCGACACCTCGGAGCGGCAGGAGGAGGTCCGCCGCGCCGACGCGGCGATCCGGGAGGCCTCAGGCGCCGAGCCGCTGCCGTTCTTCCGGTTCCCCTACAGCGAATCCACGGACGAGTCCGTAGCGGACGTCAACGACCTCGGCTTCGCGGTGATCGAGTTCACCACCGACACCAACGGGTACCTGGGCCCCGAGGGAGGGATGACCGTGGACCGGGTGGTCCGGCGTGCCGTCGACGCCCTCGCCCCCGGCGCCGTCCTGCAGATGCACGTCGGCAGCAGCAACGGCGACGGGGTCGTCCTCGACGCCCGGGCCCTGCCCCGGATCATCGACGCGGCGCAGGAGGCCGGCTACGGGATCACCGACCTCCGCGGCTTCCTCACCGACGCGGGCGGCGCGCCGGACTGA
- a CDS encoding aldo/keto reductase → MRYLPLGSSGLKVSAVGLGCNNFGGRLDAQATRSVVDAALDAGITLLDTADIYGGAGGSETHLGQALKGRRDQVVLATKFGYDGVDMGYGPAAGSRGGRAYIRRAVEESLRRLDTDHIDLYQLHSPDPATPIAETLAALTELVTEGKIRYIGHSNLSGWQLAEAAHVARETGAVPFVSAQNEWSLLQRSAERELVPAAVHYGLGVLPYFPLANGLLTGKIRRGAPVPAGSRLEGRDSYVTEERLDTVEALVAIAEKYGRTVLELAIGWLSARPGCASVIAGATSAEQVRANAAVADRPLEDGLLAEIDAVAGLPA, encoded by the coding sequence ATGCGTTATCTCCCCCTGGGCAGTTCCGGACTGAAGGTCTCCGCCGTCGGCCTCGGCTGCAACAACTTCGGTGGCCGTCTCGACGCCCAGGCCACCCGCTCCGTCGTCGACGCCGCCCTCGACGCGGGCATCACCCTCCTCGACACCGCCGACATCTACGGTGGCGCCGGCGGCTCCGAGACCCACCTCGGGCAGGCCCTCAAGGGCCGCCGGGACCAGGTGGTCCTGGCCACCAAGTTCGGCTACGACGGCGTCGACATGGGCTACGGGCCCGCCGCCGGATCCCGGGGCGGCCGCGCCTACATCCGGCGCGCCGTCGAGGAGTCCCTGCGCCGCCTGGACACCGACCACATCGACCTCTACCAGCTGCACAGCCCCGACCCGGCCACCCCCATCGCGGAAACCCTCGCCGCGCTCACCGAGCTCGTCACCGAGGGGAAGATCCGTTACATCGGGCACTCCAACCTCAGCGGGTGGCAGCTCGCGGAGGCCGCCCACGTGGCCCGCGAGACCGGCGCGGTCCCCTTCGTGTCGGCGCAGAACGAGTGGTCCCTGCTCCAGCGCTCCGCCGAGCGGGAACTGGTCCCGGCCGCCGTGCACTACGGCCTCGGCGTCCTGCCCTACTTCCCGCTGGCCAACGGCCTGCTCACCGGCAAGATCCGCCGGGGTGCCCCCGTCCCGGCCGGCTCCCGCCTGGAAGGGCGCGACTCCTACGTCACCGAGGAGCGCCTCGACACCGTCGAGGCCCTGGTGGCGATCGCGGAGAAGTACGGGCGCACCGTTCTGGAGCTCGCCATCGGCTGGCTCTCCGCCCGGCCCGGCTGCGCCTCCGTCATCGCCGGGGCCACCTCCGCCGAGCAGGTACGCGCCAACGCGGCGGTGGCCGACCGTCCGCTGGAAGACGGGCTGCTGGCCGAGATCGACGCCGTCGCGGGCCTCCCGGCCTGA
- a CDS encoding hydroxyacid dehydrogenase, with product MSPATREAVLTRRVLPELLRVADVDPELLVSDFTRDDDPSLPGRLARAEVLFTGWGCPPLDEEALRRMPRLRAVVHSAGSVKHHVTAACWERGLLVSSAAAANAVPVAEYTLAAILFANKRVLESAHAYRSLRGPVDLLRRYPEAGNYRRTVGLVGASLIGRRVLELLRPFDLRVLVHDPYADAAEVAALGGELCPLDELLRRSDVVSLHAPALPQTRHLLDASRLALMPDGATLVNTARGALVDTAALTEELVAGRLHAVLDHTEPEVLPATSPLFNLPNVLLTPHVAGSLGGELDRLATSAVEELERYARGLGFRYPVDPGRLAHSA from the coding sequence ATGAGCCCCGCCACCCGTGAGGCCGTGCTGACCCGCCGGGTCCTGCCGGAGCTGCTGCGCGTCGCCGATGTCGACCCCGAGCTGCTGGTCAGCGACTTCACCCGGGACGACGACCCGTCGCTCCCCGGCCGGCTGGCCCGCGCCGAGGTGCTGTTCACCGGCTGGGGCTGCCCGCCGCTCGACGAGGAGGCGCTGCGCCGGATGCCGCGGCTGCGAGCCGTCGTCCACTCCGCCGGGAGCGTCAAGCACCACGTGACCGCCGCCTGCTGGGAACGGGGACTGCTGGTCTCCAGCGCGGCCGCCGCCAACGCGGTACCGGTCGCCGAGTACACGCTCGCCGCGATCCTGTTCGCCAACAAACGGGTGCTGGAGTCCGCGCACGCCTACCGCTCCCTGCGCGGGCCGGTGGACCTGCTGCGCCGCTACCCGGAGGCCGGCAACTACCGGCGCACCGTGGGGCTCGTGGGCGCCTCCCTGATCGGACGGCGGGTGCTGGAACTGCTGCGCCCCTTCGACCTGCGGGTCCTCGTGCACGATCCGTACGCCGACGCCGCCGAGGTCGCCGCTCTCGGCGGGGAGCTCTGCCCGCTGGACGAACTGCTGCGTCGCAGTGACGTGGTGAGCCTGCACGCCCCGGCGCTCCCGCAGACCCGCCATCTGCTCGACGCCTCCCGGCTGGCCCTGATGCCGGACGGCGCGACCCTCGTCAACACGGCGCGGGGCGCGCTCGTCGACACTGCGGCCCTGACCGAGGAACTGGTCGCCGGGAGGCTGCACGCCGTGCTCGACCACACCGAACCCGAGGTGCTGCCGGCCACCTCGCCGCTCTTCAACCTCCCGAACGTACTGCTCACCCCGCACGTCGCCGGATCACTCGGCGGTGAGCTGGACCGGCTGGCGACGAGCGCCGTCGAGGAGCTGGAGCGGTACGCACGCGGCCTCGGCTTCCGCTACCCGGTGGACCCGGGCCGTCTGGCCCACTCCGCCTGA
- a CDS encoding sugar phosphate isomerase/epimerase family protein encodes MRFAFSTLGVPGTSLARSARLAAEHGYDGLELRAHSEEPLHAGSPHADRAAGLRAVTRAGVSVLAVAGYARVAAAGEDGPVLAELRDLVRLAADLEAPYVRVFPGGGDLPETEADAHAVRRLCAAAPFAARHGVRILLETHDSHRTAAAAARVLDAVAHPGAGALWDVLHTWLGGEAPAESSRLLGAHLGYLQVKDVASARELTPLGLGAGVLPLAEAVARAPAGGWLCWEYEKRWYPEAAELARGLAGGREHLVRLVAAAGQAEWARRPGSTG; translated from the coding sequence GTGAGGTTCGCCTTCTCCACACTGGGCGTGCCCGGGACCTCCCTCGCCCGGAGCGCCCGGCTGGCAGCCGAGCACGGCTACGACGGCCTCGAACTGCGGGCCCACTCCGAGGAACCGCTGCATGCCGGGAGTCCTCACGCGGACCGGGCGGCCGGGCTGCGGGCCGTCACCCGGGCCGGGGTGAGCGTCCTCGCGGTGGCCGGATACGCCAGGGTGGCGGCGGCCGGGGAGGACGGGCCGGTCCTCGCCGAGCTGCGGGACCTGGTCCGGCTCGCGGCCGATCTCGAAGCCCCGTACGTCCGGGTCTTCCCCGGTGGGGGTGATCTGCCCGAGACCGAAGCCGATGCCCACGCCGTCCGGCGGCTGTGCGCGGCGGCCCCCTTCGCGGCCCGGCACGGAGTGCGGATCCTGCTGGAGACCCACGATTCGCACCGCACCGCGGCCGCCGCCGCCCGGGTGCTCGACGCCGTCGCACACCCCGGCGCGGGCGCGTTGTGGGACGTGCTCCACACCTGGCTGGGCGGTGAGGCTCCGGCCGAGTCGAGCCGGTTGCTGGGCGCCCACCTCGGCTACCTCCAGGTGAAGGACGTGGCGTCCGCGCGGGAGCTCACCCCGCTCGGGCTCGGCGCCGGAGTGCTGCCGCTGGCCGAGGCGGTGGCCCGGGCGCCGGCGGGGGGATGGCTGTGCTGGGAGTACGAGAAGCGCTGGTACCCCGAGGCCGCGGAACTGGCCCGAGGGCTCGCGGGAGGACGGGAGCACCTGGTGCGACTGGTGGCCGCGGCCGGTCAGGCGGAGTGGGCCAGACGGCCCGGGTCCACCGGGTAG
- a CDS encoding LacI family DNA-binding transcriptional regulator encodes MAVTLAEVAARAGVSSATVSRVLNGGYPVAGGTRTRVEQAVEELGYIANAPARALAVATSDLVGVLVHDVADSFFGILAGSLQSALDPAGPGEARRLAVVCNTAGDPDAESAYLGLLEGQRAGGVVLTGGAAEDPDHTAALAARVSRMAAGGTRVVLCGRPPLPLPPAPTVATITFDDRGGAFRLAEHLMTLGHRHIAYLAGPPGLSTTRERLAGHRAALGRHDQARSDACAALTVHAGFERSAGYDATRELLRRGRPFTAVAAANDTVATGAAAALREAGLRIPEDVSVAGFDDLPFATDTAPALTTVRVPLREAGLLAAQLVTGRRALPPGGITTLPTELIVRGSTAPPPAGRRRP; translated from the coding sequence ATGGCGGTGACTCTTGCCGAGGTCGCGGCGCGAGCGGGGGTGTCGTCCGCCACGGTCTCCCGCGTGCTCAACGGCGGATACCCGGTGGCCGGTGGCACCCGCACCCGTGTGGAGCAGGCCGTGGAGGAACTGGGCTACATCGCCAACGCCCCCGCCCGCGCGCTGGCCGTGGCCACCTCCGATCTGGTCGGCGTGCTCGTCCACGACGTGGCCGACAGCTTCTTCGGCATCCTCGCGGGCTCCCTGCAGAGCGCGCTCGATCCCGCCGGGCCCGGGGAGGCGCGAAGACTGGCCGTGGTCTGCAACACGGCGGGCGACCCGGACGCCGAGTCCGCCTACCTCGGGTTGCTGGAGGGCCAGCGGGCCGGCGGAGTCGTGCTCACGGGCGGGGCCGCCGAGGATCCGGACCACACCGCCGCGCTCGCCGCCCGCGTCTCCCGGATGGCGGCCGGAGGGACGCGCGTGGTCCTGTGCGGGCGCCCGCCGTTGCCGCTGCCCCCGGCACCGACCGTCGCCACCATCACGTTCGACGACCGCGGAGGTGCCTTCCGACTCGCCGAACACCTGATGACGCTCGGCCACCGGCACATCGCCTACCTGGCGGGCCCGCCGGGACTGAGCACCACCCGGGAGCGGCTCGCCGGCCACCGGGCCGCCCTGGGGCGGCACGATCAGGCCCGGTCCGACGCCTGCGCCGCGCTCACCGTGCACGCCGGCTTCGAGCGCTCCGCGGGCTATGACGCCACCCGCGAACTGTTGCGCCGGGGAAGACCCTTCACCGCCGTGGCCGCCGCCAACGACACCGTCGCCACCGGAGCCGCCGCCGCCCTGCGCGAAGCGGGCCTGCGGATCCCCGAGGACGTGTCCGTCGCGGGCTTCGACGACCTGCCGTTCGCCACGGACACGGCTCCCGCCCTCACCACCGTCCGGGTGCCGCTGCGCGAGGCGGGCCTGCTGGCGGCGCAGCTGGTGACCGGACGCCGGGCCCTCCCGCCGGGGGGCATCACCACCCTGCCCACCGAACTCATCGTGCGGGGTTCCACCGCCCCGCCGCCGGCCGGACGGAGGAGACCGTGA
- a CDS encoding Gfo/Idh/MocA family protein, whose protein sequence is MERRTIRIAMNGVTGRMGYRQHLVRSLLALREQGGLDLGDGTVLWPEPVLVGRREPALRAIAERHGLEHVSTDLTAVLADPEVEVYFDAQVTAAREAAVRQAIAAGKHVYCEKPTALTFESALELAGLAAAAGVKHGVVQDKLFLPGLLKLRRLIEGGFFGEVLSVRGEFGYWVFEGDRQPAQRPSWNYREQDGGGIVADMFPHWEYLLHELFGRIRTVQALTRTHIGRRWDEDGTPYEATADDAAYGIFELEGGAVAQINSSWAVRVHRDELVEFQVDGTHGSAVAGLRGCRVQHRASTPKPVWNPDLAQTEPFRAQWQEVPDSSPADNAFKAQWELFLRHVVRDEPWRWDLLAGARGVQLARLGLRSSAEGRRLPVPEVVL, encoded by the coding sequence ATGGAACGCAGGACGATCAGGATCGCGATGAACGGCGTGACCGGGCGGATGGGGTACCGCCAGCATCTGGTCCGCTCCCTGCTGGCCCTGCGGGAACAGGGCGGGCTGGACCTCGGGGACGGGACGGTGCTGTGGCCGGAGCCCGTCCTGGTGGGGCGCCGGGAGCCGGCCCTCCGGGCCATCGCCGAGCGGCACGGCCTGGAGCACGTCTCCACCGATCTGACGGCCGTACTGGCCGACCCGGAGGTGGAGGTCTACTTCGACGCCCAGGTGACCGCCGCACGGGAGGCGGCGGTCCGTCAGGCCATCGCCGCCGGGAAGCACGTGTACTGCGAGAAACCCACGGCCCTGACCTTCGAGTCCGCACTGGAGCTGGCCGGGCTCGCCGCGGCCGCGGGGGTCAAGCACGGCGTGGTGCAGGACAAGCTGTTCCTGCCGGGCCTGCTGAAGCTGAGGCGGCTGATCGAGGGCGGGTTCTTCGGCGAGGTCCTGTCCGTGCGCGGCGAGTTCGGCTACTGGGTCTTCGAAGGCGACCGGCAGCCGGCGCAACGGCCCTCGTGGAACTACCGGGAGCAGGACGGCGGAGGCATCGTCGCCGACATGTTCCCGCACTGGGAGTACCTGCTGCACGAGCTGTTCGGCCGGATCCGCACGGTGCAGGCCCTCACCCGCACCCACATCGGCCGCCGCTGGGACGAGGACGGCACACCGTACGAGGCCACGGCGGACGACGCCGCGTACGGCATCTTCGAGCTGGAGGGCGGGGCCGTCGCCCAGATCAACTCGTCCTGGGCCGTCCGGGTCCACCGCGACGAGCTGGTGGAGTTCCAGGTGGACGGGACGCACGGGTCGGCGGTGGCGGGGCTGCGCGGCTGCCGGGTCCAGCACCGGGCCTCGACCCCGAAACCGGTGTGGAATCCGGATCTCGCACAGACCGAGCCGTTCCGGGCGCAGTGGCAGGAGGTACCGGACAGCAGCCCGGCGGACAACGCCTTCAAGGCCCAGTGGGAGCTCTTCCTGCGTCACGTCGTGCGGGACGAACCCTGGCGGTGGGACCTGCTGGCGGGTGCGCGGGGGGTACAACTGGCCCGCCTCGGGCTGCGCTCCAGCGCGGAGGGCCGCAGGCTGCCGGTGCCGGAGGTCGTGCTGTGA
- a CDS encoding dihydrodipicolinate synthase family protein, whose amino-acid sequence MNGIRLPSADGGFRRHRPSRAPLGPFSRGPARSRVLYSAAHVATAPAPEAGGPVVDWEATLAFRHRLWALGLGVAEAMDTAQRGMGLDWPGAAELIRRSAAEARTVGGRIVCGAGTDQLPAGRPHPLAAITAAYEEQLAYVESCGAGAVLMASRALAAAARSPEDYLEVYGGLLRQSTRPVVLHWLGPMFDPGLEGYWGHDDLDEATDVVLKIVSECPGRVEGVKISLLDAEREGDLRRRLPAGVRCYTGDDHHYPQLIAGDGEFASDALLGIFDPIAPIAARAAQALDLGDPAGFRALLDPTVALARHLFAPPTRHYKTGIVLLAWLAGYQEHFTLLGGHQSARSLPHLATAYERADLLGLFPDPELAADRMRGLLAAHGAGS is encoded by the coding sequence GTGAACGGGATCCGGCTCCCCTCGGCGGACGGCGGGTTCCGTCGGCACCGGCCGTCGCGGGCTCCGCTCGGGCCGTTCAGCCGCGGACCGGCCCGCAGCCGTGTCCTCTACTCCGCCGCGCACGTGGCCACAGCCCCGGCACCGGAGGCGGGTGGCCCGGTGGTCGACTGGGAGGCCACGCTCGCCTTCCGCCACCGGCTGTGGGCCCTGGGCCTCGGGGTCGCCGAGGCGATGGACACCGCCCAGCGGGGCATGGGCCTGGACTGGCCGGGCGCGGCGGAGCTGATCCGCCGTTCGGCGGCCGAGGCCCGGACCGTGGGCGGCCGCATCGTCTGCGGCGCGGGGACCGACCAGCTCCCCGCGGGGCGCCCGCACCCCCTGGCGGCGATCACCGCCGCGTACGAGGAGCAGCTCGCCTACGTGGAGTCCTGTGGTGCGGGGGCCGTCCTGATGGCCTCCCGCGCCCTGGCCGCCGCAGCTCGCTCCCCGGAGGACTATCTGGAGGTCTACGGCGGCCTCCTGCGGCAGAGCACCCGTCCGGTCGTCCTGCACTGGCTGGGACCGATGTTCGACCCCGGGCTGGAGGGCTACTGGGGCCACGACGACCTCGACGAGGCGACGGACGTCGTACTGAAGATCGTTTCCGAGTGCCCGGGGAGGGTGGAAGGGGTCAAGATCTCGCTGCTGGACGCGGAGCGGGAGGGCGACCTCAGACGGCGGCTCCCGGCGGGTGTGCGCTGCTACACCGGTGACGACCACCACTATCCGCAGCTGATCGCCGGGGACGGGGAGTTCGCCAGCGACGCCCTGCTGGGGATCTTCGACCCGATCGCCCCGATCGCCGCCCGCGCGGCCCAGGCCCTCGATCTGGGGGACCCTGCCGGATTCCGGGCACTGCTGGATCCGACGGTGGCCCTGGCCCGGCACCTTTTCGCCCCGCCGACCCGCCATTACAAAACGGGGATCGTCCTGCTGGCCTGGCTCGCGGGGTACCAGGAGCACTTCACGCTCCTGGGCGGGCACCAGTCGGCCCGTTCTCTCCCGCACCTGGCGACCGCGTACGAACGGGCCGACCTGCTGGGCCTGTTCCCCGATCCGGAGCTGGCCGCCGACAGGATGCGCGGGCTCCTCGCGGCGCACGGAGCGGGCTCGTGA
- a CDS encoding sugar phosphate isomerase/epimerase family protein translates to MNRVGAPDRLSLNQETVRQWSLPELVAGCAEAGVGAVGLWRDPVRRFGVRETAKLVAGSGLRVSSLCRGGFFTASDLTGRAVALADNRRAVEEAAELGADTLVLVSGGLAEGERDLAEARRRIAGVLDELAPWASGHGVRLGIEPLHPMFAADRCVVSTLGQALDIAERYPAHQVGVVADSYHVWWDERLEADLRRAGEAGRIVSVQVADWVTPLPEGVLLGRGQLGDGCVDLRGFREAADAAGYRGPVEVEIFHPGLWARDGAEVLREVIDRYREHVE, encoded by the coding sequence GTGAACCGGGTCGGTGCGCCGGACCGGCTGAGCCTCAACCAGGAGACGGTCCGGCAGTGGTCGCTGCCGGAGCTGGTGGCCGGGTGTGCCGAGGCCGGGGTGGGTGCCGTGGGGCTGTGGCGGGACCCCGTACGCCGTTTCGGGGTGCGGGAGACGGCGAAACTGGTCGCCGGCTCCGGACTGCGCGTCAGCTCCCTGTGCCGCGGCGGGTTCTTCACCGCCTCCGACCTTACCGGCCGGGCCGTCGCGCTCGCTGACAACAGGCGTGCGGTCGAGGAGGCGGCCGAGCTGGGGGCGGACACCCTGGTGCTCGTCTCGGGCGGGCTGGCGGAGGGCGAGCGCGATCTGGCGGAGGCACGGCGCAGGATCGCCGGCGTCCTGGACGAGCTGGCGCCCTGGGCCTCCGGGCACGGGGTGCGGCTGGGGATCGAGCCGCTGCATCCGATGTTCGCGGCCGACCGTTGCGTGGTCTCCACCCTGGGCCAGGCCCTCGACATCGCCGAACGGTATCCGGCGCACCAGGTGGGTGTGGTGGCCGACTCCTATCACGTGTGGTGGGACGAGCGGCTGGAGGCGGACCTGCGGCGGGCCGGTGAGGCCGGGCGGATCGTGTCCGTGCAGGTGGCCGACTGGGTGACCCCGCTCCCCGAGGGGGTGCTGCTCGGTCGGGGGCAACTGGGCGACGGCTGCGTCGACCTGCGGGGGTTCCGGGAGGCGGCGGACGCCGCCGGCTACCGGGGGCCGGTCGAGGTGGAGATCTTCCATCCGGGGCTGTGGGCCCGCGACGGCGCCGAAGTGCTGCGGGAGGTGATCGACCGCTACCGCGAGCACGTCGAATGA